In one window of Skermanella rosea DNA:
- a CDS encoding M16 family metallopeptidase, producing the protein MSTIKVTTLPNGLRVATDSMPHVETTSLGVWVGVGTRNERAEVNGVAHLVEHMVFKGTPTRTAFDISEQIEAVGGHMNAYTTREHTAYYAKVLKEDAALALDVIGDMLQHSLLDEDELVRERDVVLQEIGQAEDTPDDIIFDHFQACAFPDQALGRPVLGQPEIIGALPRDALVDYIGGNYSGRTMVLAASGRIDHGWLVEKAAEVFRDLPAPVDPAALDPARYTGGDFREDRDLEQMHIVLGFEGVGVHDPDYYAHSVLSTLLGGGMSSRLFQEVREKRGLAYSVHTFSGAYEDGGLFGVYAGTGPEKVGELVPVMCDELCKVALDVTDEEVRRARAQLKAGMLMALESTMSRCEQLGQQMVIFDRPVPVTEMVEKIDAVDAAAVRRAALRLRAKAPTVTALGPLDGLEDYGRIAARLS; encoded by the coding sequence ATGAGTACCATCAAGGTAACGACTCTTCCCAACGGCCTCCGGGTCGCCACCGACAGCATGCCCCATGTGGAGACGACGTCGCTCGGCGTCTGGGTCGGCGTCGGCACCCGCAACGAGCGGGCCGAGGTCAACGGCGTCGCCCATCTGGTCGAGCACATGGTGTTCAAGGGCACGCCGACCCGGACCGCCTTCGACATCTCCGAGCAGATCGAGGCGGTCGGCGGCCACATGAACGCCTATACCACCCGCGAGCACACGGCCTATTACGCCAAGGTGCTGAAGGAGGATGCCGCCCTCGCCCTCGACGTGATCGGCGACATGCTCCAGCACAGCCTGCTGGACGAGGACGAGCTGGTCCGCGAGCGCGACGTGGTGTTGCAGGAGATCGGGCAGGCCGAGGACACGCCCGACGACATCATCTTCGACCATTTCCAGGCCTGCGCCTTCCCCGACCAGGCGCTCGGCCGCCCAGTGCTGGGACAGCCGGAAATCATCGGCGCCCTGCCGCGCGACGCGCTGGTGGACTATATCGGCGGCAATTATTCCGGCAGGACCATGGTGCTGGCGGCTTCCGGCCGGATCGACCACGGCTGGCTGGTCGAGAAGGCGGCGGAGGTCTTCCGCGACCTGCCGGCCCCGGTGGATCCGGCGGCGCTCGACCCGGCGCGATATACCGGCGGCGATTTCCGCGAGGACCGCGACCTGGAGCAGATGCACATCGTGCTGGGGTTCGAGGGCGTCGGCGTCCACGACCCGGACTATTACGCCCATTCCGTGCTGTCGACCCTGCTGGGCGGCGGCATGTCGTCCCGGCTGTTCCAGGAAGTGCGCGAGAAGCGGGGGCTCGCCTACAGCGTCCATACCTTCTCCGGCGCCTACGAGGACGGCGGCCTGTTCGGCGTTTATGCCGGGACCGGGCCGGAAAAGGTCGGCGAACTGGTGCCGGTGATGTGCGACGAGCTGTGCAAGGTGGCCCTCGACGTCACCGACGAGGAAGTCCGCCGCGCCCGCGCGCAGCTGAAGGCCGGCATGCTGATGGCGCTGGAAAGCACCATGTCGCGCTGCGAGCAGCTGGGCCAGCAAATGGTAATTTTTGACCGTCCCGTGCCGGTCACCGAGATGGTGGAGAAGATCGACGCGGTCGATGCCGCCGCCGTGCGCCGCGCCGCCCTCCGGTTGCGCGCCAAGGCGCCGACCGTGACCGCGCTGGGACCCCTGGACGGGCTTGAGGATTATGGGCGGATCGCCGCGCGCCTGTCCTGA
- a CDS encoding GNAT family N-acetyltransferase — protein sequence MIGLLRNGLISPPAIRLDGQRVSIRPPMARDWQEWSDLRERSRAFLTPWEPTWPADALARTAYLRRLRRQLIEWRDDEAYSFLAVERRTDRVVGGIGLSNIRRGVAQTGTLGYWVGETYARRGYMSEATRLTLDFAFGQLGLHRIEAACLPTNAPSRGLLEKVGFQYEGYARGYLRIDGAWRDHVLYAILREEWRG from the coding sequence GTGATCGGATTGCTGAGGAATGGTCTGATCAGTCCGCCCGCGATACGGCTCGACGGCCAGAGGGTCTCGATCCGGCCGCCGATGGCGCGTGACTGGCAGGAATGGTCCGACCTGCGCGAGCGCAGCCGCGCTTTCCTGACGCCGTGGGAACCGACCTGGCCGGCGGATGCGCTGGCCCGCACCGCCTATCTGCGCCGGCTGCGCCGCCAGCTCATCGAGTGGCGTGACGACGAGGCCTACAGCTTCCTGGCCGTGGAGCGCCGCACCGACCGGGTGGTCGGCGGGATCGGCCTGAGCAACATAAGGCGCGGCGTGGCGCAGACGGGCACGCTGGGCTACTGGGTCGGCGAGACCTATGCCCGGCGCGGCTACATGAGCGAGGCGACCCGCCTGACTCTGGACTTCGCCTTCGGCCAGCTGGGACTTCATCGGATCGAAGCGGCGTGCCTTCCGACCAACGCGCCGAGTCGGGGCCTGCTGGAAAAGGTGGGCTTCCAGTACGAGGGCTATGCAAGGGGCTACCTGAGGATCGACGGCGCTTGGCGCGACCACGTGCTCTACGCGATCCTGCGGGAGGAGTGGCGGGGCTGA
- the thrC gene encoding threonine synthase, whose protein sequence is MRYISTRGAAPTLAFDEVLLAGLARDGGLYVPETWPTFTPDEIRAMRGLPYAELAVRVMAPFLGGRVTEAEFAGLVRDAYAGFDHAAVTPLVQLDQSTWVMELFHGPTLAFKDVALQLLGRLFDHVLAKKAEHVTIVGATSGDTGSAAIEACRDREAVDIFILHPKGRTSEVQRRQMTTVLSDNVHNIALEGSFDDCQDLVKAMFNDTSFRDEQNLSAVNSINWARIMAQIVYYFAAAIELGAPDRQVSFAVPTGNFGNVYAAYGARAMGLPIQRLVVGTNSNDILARFFATGTMQTQAVMPTISPSMDIQISSNFERLLFDLYDRDGPALNQCMGRFRSGGSFAVTPAQLERARLVFNGHKVDEELTRATMAETRRLAGGLLIDPHTAVGLAAARAEQPHIDPAVPLVALACAHPAKFPDAVERATGVRPPLPPRLADLYEREERVTVLPNDLRAVQAFVRSRARRTAAGQRSA, encoded by the coding sequence TTGCGCTACATCAGCACGCGGGGCGCGGCCCCGACACTCGCCTTCGACGAAGTTCTGCTCGCCGGGCTTGCGCGCGACGGCGGTCTGTACGTGCCTGAGACCTGGCCGACCTTCACGCCCGACGAGATCCGCGCGATGCGCGGGCTTCCCTATGCCGAGCTCGCGGTCCGGGTCATGGCGCCCTTCCTGGGCGGCCGGGTGACCGAGGCGGAGTTCGCGGGCCTGGTTCGCGACGCCTATGCCGGTTTCGACCATGCCGCGGTGACGCCGCTGGTGCAGCTCGACCAGAGCACCTGGGTGATGGAGTTGTTCCACGGGCCGACGCTGGCCTTCAAGGACGTGGCGCTTCAGCTGCTCGGCCGGCTTTTCGACCATGTGCTGGCCAAGAAGGCCGAGCATGTGACGATCGTCGGCGCCACCTCCGGCGACACCGGGTCGGCGGCGATCGAGGCCTGCCGGGACCGCGAGGCGGTCGATATCTTCATCCTGCACCCCAAGGGCCGCACGTCGGAGGTGCAGCGCCGCCAGATGACGACGGTGCTATCGGACAATGTCCATAACATCGCGCTGGAAGGCTCGTTCGACGATTGCCAGGACCTGGTCAAGGCGATGTTCAACGACACGTCCTTCCGGGACGAGCAGAACCTGTCGGCGGTCAATTCGATCAACTGGGCCCGCATCATGGCCCAGATCGTCTATTACTTCGCGGCGGCGATCGAGCTGGGGGCGCCGGACCGGCAGGTCTCCTTCGCCGTGCCGACCGGCAATTTCGGCAATGTCTACGCCGCCTACGGCGCGCGGGCCATGGGCCTGCCGATCCAGCGGCTGGTGGTCGGGACCAACTCCAACGACATCCTGGCGCGTTTCTTCGCCACGGGCACGATGCAGACCCAGGCCGTGATGCCGACCATCAGCCCCAGCATGGACATCCAGATCTCCAGCAACTTCGAGCGGCTGCTGTTCGACCTCTACGACCGCGACGGCCCGGCGCTGAACCAGTGCATGGGGCGGTTCCGGTCCGGCGGCTCCTTCGCCGTGACCCCGGCCCAGCTGGAGCGCGCCCGCCTGGTGTTCAACGGCCACAAGGTGGACGAGGAGCTGACCCGCGCGACCATGGCGGAGACCCGCCGGCTGGCCGGCGGCCTGTTGATCGACCCGCACACCGCCGTGGGCTTGGCCGCCGCGCGCGCCGAGCAGCCCCATATCGATCCGGCCGTTCCCCTGGTGGCGCTCGCCTGTGCCCACCCCGCCAAATTCCCCGATGCGGTCGAACGGGCGACCGGCGTGCGTCCGCCGCTGCCGCCCCGTCTGGCCGACCTTTACGAGCGCGAGGAGCGCGTCACCGTGCTGCCCAACGACCTCAGGGCCGTCCAGGCCTTCGTCCGATCCCGAGCCCGCCGCACCGCCGCAGGGCAGAGGAGCGCATGA
- a CDS encoding CopG family ribbon-helix-helix protein: METKVLTAHVPLPLAEKVEQLAARLNRPHDWIVRQAPSVWVEQEEERRRLTLEALADVASGCVIDHQSVQAWADSLGTRISADGAILPRDQ, from the coding sequence ATGGAAACCAAGGTGCTGACCGCGCACGTGCCGCTGCCGCTCGCCGAGAAAGTGGAACAGTTGGCAGCGCGCCTCAATCGCCCGCACGATTGGATCGTCAGGCAGGCTCCGTCAGTTTGGGTCGAACAAGAGGAAGAGCGGAGGCGCCTCACCCTGGAGGCACTGGCCGACGTAGCCTCCGGCTGCGTCATCGACCATCAGTCTGTACAAGCCTGGGCCGACAGCCTCGGTACCAGGATATCGGCAGATGGCGCCATCCTTCCCCGTGATCAATAA
- the truA gene encoding tRNA pseudouridine(38-40) synthase TruA, producing the protein MSRWKITVEYDGRGLVGWQRQDNGPSIQQSLEEAVEKLSGETVRVHGAGRTDAGVHALGQVAHFDLAKPLTERAVRDGLNFHLRPAPIAVLDAEPVPDDFHARMSAVERGYVYRIVNRRAPLALDDGRAWQIGRPLDAEAMDAAAGILIGRHDFTTFRASLCQAKSPVKTLDVLTVTRTGPEIRITARARSFLHHQIRNITGTLVLVGEGRWPVERVRTALEARDRSKGGPTAPPDGLYFTDVVYDTDRRVG; encoded by the coding sequence ATGAGCCGCTGGAAGATCACCGTCGAGTATGACGGCCGGGGACTCGTCGGCTGGCAGCGCCAGGACAACGGTCCCTCGATCCAGCAATCCCTGGAGGAAGCCGTCGAGAAGCTGTCGGGCGAAACCGTACGCGTCCACGGCGCCGGCCGTACGGACGCGGGCGTACATGCGCTGGGACAGGTGGCCCATTTCGACCTGGCCAAGCCCCTGACCGAACGCGCGGTCCGCGACGGGCTGAACTTCCACCTGCGCCCGGCCCCTATCGCGGTGCTCGACGCCGAACCGGTCCCGGACGATTTCCACGCCAGAATGTCCGCCGTCGAGCGCGGCTATGTCTACCGCATCGTCAACCGGCGGGCTCCGCTGGCCCTGGACGACGGCCGCGCCTGGCAGATCGGCCGCCCCCTGGACGCCGAGGCCATGGACGCGGCCGCCGGGATCCTGATCGGCCGCCACGACTTCACGACCTTCCGCGCCAGCCTGTGCCAGGCGAAATCCCCGGTGAAGACCCTCGACGTGCTGACCGTGACCCGCACCGGCCCCGAGATCCGCATCACCGCCCGCGCCCGCTCCTTCCTGCACCACCAGATCCGCAACATCACCGGCACCCTGGTGCTGGTCGGCGAAGGCCGCTGGCCGGTCGAACGCGTCCGCACCGCGCTCGAAGCGCGCGACCGCTCGAAAGGCGGCCCCACGGCGCCGCCGGACGGGCTTTATTTCACCGATGTGGTGTACGATACCGATCGGCGAGTGGGATGA